DNA sequence from the Epinephelus fuscoguttatus linkage group LG2, E.fuscoguttatus.final_Chr_v1 genome:
AGGGATCATCTATCTTGGGCTGGTCAAAAAGATGACTGTTGCATAGTTTCACACTATCCACCACTTTGCTTTTGAACAACTGCACGTCCTTTTCATatctgaaaggaaaaaaaactgttagcTTTATGACATGTGAGACACAAACTGTGAAGAAAGCCTTAAGTAAATTTAAACCTTTTGTTGTGGAGGAGATTTAAAGACATGCATATGGCACTGCAATATGAAGtaccaaaagaaaaacagagcttCATGTACAAAGCTGCGACAGGCAGCtggaaagaaaaatgactgGAGTTCCTGGTCCCTTTTTTAGATTACAGATAATGAATTTAGGTTTGTTTTTTAGAATTTAATGAGCAAagacctggggcctgtatcacgaagcaggattaatgtcttagcgaggtaacttcagggttaaccctgggttttcggtctcacgaagctggttcagttcttatcggggtcaccatggtaacttactctgaacggctatcctgctccggagcagggtaagttcagggtttaatctgatcctataaaaagcaccacccactggccaatcagctgttcggaaaaaatgactccgctgacagaaatgcagcccagtcacgACGGGCTGAATTTAACatgaagtttaattcatttgattgattttgatttgaaagtttattttgaacattaaaaaagaaaagaaagcaacaacagcagacaATGAacagattgttcaaaaaggagtggaaagaagtcgaactttcatcccaccccttcataagaaagaaactaaTAATTGGCAGACACTTAATAGCActattaattagtgccaacattttttgttgttggaggaaatgatccctgttaaagataatgggcctaattgacagctttgctgctggaaatgtggaaagtagcctatcatgtctacacttcatggtgtctgagggattttcctttttgttttttaaagagggagactaggtatatttttgcgcagctgttaatttctaactcagctcaatatcaggatgattttattcagactatcaatttggtgttgatatgatttaattgtggcgtcagctttaagctttattgtagcatatataacgttatgacaaagaagaccaatttatcagacgcaatgatgttagacgataattgtaatacacgcaattcatctgcgcaacattgatttcatgggattcaagggtgtgatcagtgccagatgtacaggtacaggtactgtagctacttgaatcagtgatgagtaatttaacctacacataattttattttctaccttgttttgtcttgatttttccctctctcctcctctatttcttctttccttaccggtttttttcttctccattatgtgatttcactgatgttttgacaggggaatttacttgataagcttttagtggcttctaacctctccggcacttttcttttttttaatcttgtaaatttttatatacggtctgtttttaacattatgtgcaaataaactaatctaaactaaaactaaacattattcatcccgttatgcgtcgccacgcatgtttcctcctcctgcagctgccacggtgttggccttttcatgttgcttttctcctcctcatattttagtagaattaatctctgatcctcacgagaaatacttttttttccccctcacatacggcgctctgtgaggacgctcagtgacactgcgcttctctcatgattgtgattggtccgctgcgtgcacGTTCAtagctcttgataaagcaaccctgggttgagttaccgagttgatatccagcgtcgtgataccgattatcctgattgccattgttaagGTTAGTCAACCCaagataggtctgggtaacccaggaaaggttgatctcgcttcatgatacaggcccctgtATACGCTGTTCATTATATTTCTGGTTTGTATCACTTTCTATGGTAAAAGGCAGTGACAAATAAactgtgatgctgctgctgaattATACAGTGTTACTTACAGGTGCTTCTATTAATTTGTCCTTTGCATTTATATCCATGAGGTGATGCCAATTAACTCTCTGCATATTGCAAGACAATTTAACAGCACCGCAACCTACATCCTCCAAAATGATCATACAACCACTATCTAATGGAGTTTTACCAAAAGCTGAGGATTATAACATTCAGGAAGAGACAATTTACTGCAGGACTGTTGTTTAAGACTGCATTTATTTAagctaggtgtacctaataaactggcaactgagtgtattttacagcagacatttcaGCATGTCAGCAGGGAAAGCACATGTGTACCTTAGAACATTAAAAAAGGCTGCATTCCATTTAGGTGAGCTAGTTTGAGGGTTCTGGTATTGAGCATGCTGGCTCAGTGGAACACCTGACTGAACTGAGCCAACATTCATGAAAAGCCTGTGTTTTTTAGCCTGTGTTTTGTCCTGCTATGACCagtcaaaatgtcaaatgtcaagtGACATGTATGGAGGTGTATCATATTTGTTCTTTTACTCTTATTATGTTATTGTTATGTTTGTAGTGTCTTGTAAGTCCAAGGGTCAAGGCCATGCAGGTTGGACACCTTTTGATGCACAACACTTTGAAAAGTAAATTTAGCTTACCATAGGTATGCTCCATGTTCTGATTAACAATCTGCTTAAGCATCTGACATTTGTAACAATACTTCCTTGTGCCATACAACCACTTACGACTTGATCAAATACAATTCTGCTAAATACTAAGTTATGTCAGTGGCTAAAGAACCAATACAATGAGTTtagatttgcattttaattcTATTCAGCTTAGCTTAtgtatattgatttattgattaattggGATCACATCattaacagcaaaactgtatcagaACATCTTCCTACAATCTCTCACactatgctcagtacttctggaacatatgcattttcactagaggaaaaaaaacccttagcATTGGAGCAgcaagtctgtgtgtcttcGGGTATTCGACACCTCAAACCTTGTTACATTTCCCTAAAACACAGTTGTTTCAGTCATCCTGGCTAGAATTTATTCACTCTGGGGAAAGTGGTATCTGTGGCAGCTCCAAATTACGCTCAAGGCATTTTACAGTGGACAGCTTGTGCACCGACGTGGAGCATACAGTGGGCTTTGTCTCTCTCCCCCTGATGGACACGTTTGTTATAACACACTCACATTTCTACGATCACATTTAAGTCCTCCCAATGTTTTATCCCACCCTTGGAATTACACAGTATGTCCCACCTGCCTATCCCGTTTCACTCAGAAATACGTCACGAAACTGTTGCTAGATTCTCTTGAAATGCcattgtatgtatgtgtgtgtgtgtgtgtgtgtgtgtgtgtgtgtgtgtgtatatatatatatatatatatatatatatatatatatatatatatatatatatatatattcagcaATATCATACAGCACTAGAAAGTAAATGTTGCATTGTCATGGTTAATCTCTTACTTGAGattaaaaacagctgaaaaaaggCACTCACAGCACAGCAGCCTCTGGGTTCAGTGGTTCCGTGGTATTGATCTTGTAGAAAATAGTACGTGCGTACATCAAGACTTGCCAGATGTGGTTGTGATTCCGTCTACAAGTACACAACAGAAAAAGTTGAAAACATTATCAAACCATTTTGACAGGAATATAGGTGTCACTTCATTGTCCACATAGAAaactaaaaagaaagaaaagaatgtaaagaatgtttttttccctcactaAAAGTTAACCCCCTACCATCACAGAACTGTAGTTACATTCATAACCTTGTTCTGAGTGatgaaatattacaatattaaaTTAGGTGGATAATCGAAGATATTCTTTCTCTGATCTGAATACCAGAACACTGAACTTGTTTGcattattttgtaattattcaaacaatatttTCCTTTCAGCCTCATTGTGTTTTGGTCCAAAAGATGACTTTGAAGATAACGTCCAGCTGTGTAAACTGTCCAAGGGAAGCAGTGACTGAGCTGAACTGGCTCGGGGGGTGATGCGGTGAGTGGAGGCATTCAGCACACAAAATGAGTACTTTAGTTTTCAGTTAAATATGCACGTATGAAGAATAGGAGACTAAACTGTAAGTATAAAAGCAGAAAACACACCTCCATTTGGTGAAAGCTCTTCTGACATCAAGCTCTCCAGACACAGGGTCAACAAGAGGATGGAAGACTGGGATGTCAAACACTAATTTCTGAAACAAAGCATAAGGAAGAGATGGTGGAGGGTTTGCCACAACTTTTGGCTCAACAAAGTTTCATGACCATTTTGTAATAAAGCGTATGTCTCTTAAGAGTCCACCCATTATAGTCAATGCATCAACTTATCTTAAAAATATATGTAGTTTCACAGTTTAAATACAACTGAAAACATTTCTTAATGATAGTTTGAGACTTTTCAAGAGCTTTTCATTTGTATAAAGTTTAAGACAAAAAATTAGGCACACAATACTTACAGGACATTCCCCATCTGGATAGTTATCTGGAATATACACTGTGAATTTGAAGACTCCATCTTGGTACAAGCCATGTCTGATGAATATGACCCCGAACCACACTAAACAGAGGGAGACATACAGAATCTTTACTTCCATCAACAGAGGTAAGAATCATGAAGCTGATGTTTAGCATTCAAGTAGGAATCCGTGAGCAGCCACCATAGGAATAAAAGGAGAAGAATTGACATTCCCATTCCAATCAAGATAGCAGGATGGTCAGAGCGGCGGCCATTTTTATGCAACCATTGTAACGACTTACTTCATCATAAACTTCCATATAACCATTCTAATTTACAGCAAGCGCCGCACTCACTGGAGAGACGTTTTGCAGTAATGACCAAATCAGCAGTAGAGTACTAAcgttacattttcaaaaaagcaatccatttcttttaaaatatcACCGTTGTTATTTCCCTGTTCATTTATTGCTATTTATCCCATAAATGGCTTACTGTAGGCGTCTCCAGAGAAGGTGCGAGAGCCACTACTCAGCAGGCAGCTGCTCAGCTGGCAGCTGAGAGGCACAGAGAGACCGTGGGGATAAACAGTACCTAgagccatcacatttttttacaTCTAATTCCGTGAATTAAGGATTAATTTTGCCCAAACCAGACCTGATGATTGTTGGAATACTGGACTAACTAGATGAATAACAAGACCAACTAAAATGGTTttgatgagttttattttgtttccatcAAGTTTGAATTAAGCGTGATTTACAACAAGTTAACGAGGCAATAAAGTTGATGTTAGTCTTAGTTcaatgaaagagagaaacttgggTGTacggttgtatttttctgtttcacaagaAAAATAAGGGTATGAATTGGCCAGCACAGCGTTCTCAAACTACTGAGGGTGACACTTTATGGCCCAAGTCAAATGActacagcaaacagttcaatgtccattctactcattttatttctatggtAGCCACATTTTACTGGTGTATCTATGAAACAGGCATGAACTTAAAAGAGAGGGTCCTTACTTAGTGCTGATTTGTAGGATGGCTGGACATAAATTCCAGGGAGTTTCTGCTTAATCACTAGTGTGCTGCAGGTCACATGGCAAGAAGACACATCAATACATTAGGGAGAGAAACATGCATGGAGCTTAATTTTTTCTTCTTGAGCACCAAACCAAAGGGATACTTTGAACCCAACTTAATACAGTCTATACatctatgtaaatataaagtgctaataaacatattttaattaagaACTCCTGATAAAAcatagaaatgtgaaaagtaCTAAGGAATACAGcaaacacactgaacctttaattcTGATGGTAATCCAATACTTACAACTCAGCCAGCAGAGAGTACTCCAAGTAAAAGGGGCCATAGGAGGCATGTGTGCCATTTGCTGACTGGGCTGGGGTGCCTGTCGATGTAGGCTTGGTAATAGGGGCTGCATTCTTAGGAATGGGAGGAAGCTGCTTTTTGCCAAAAGGAAGTCGGGCTGGGCTGGCTCTCTGTTCACCGTGCCCACCCTTCTCCTCACTGTCAGACCTCTGCTGTTTTGTGTGAGAAATATGACAGGAttctcaaataaataaaaaaaataaataatgtccAGTTATGTGAAAAGGCAGGCAGAATTATACTTAAGAGCCAGATTAGAGAAGGCTACTGTTTATGAACCATTATGCACACTCAGTAGTAGACTAATGGCCCAGAGTAGTAACCATGTGCTGTGACCAACCTCTCACATTACACTGCCCATCTGGTTTGCAGCTTATCAGGAAGCAATGTCTAGACAAGAGCACTTTCAAGTACCACTATCATTGTCTCTTGCTGATGCTGTTCAAAATGATAGGAACAGTAACAGTACACAGTGTCACTGACAGACTgagcacacagcagcaggatgCCAGGAATGCACCAGGAAGCTGCAGTGAATGCTGCTGATGACTAATACAAGTATGCCAGGAATGTTTGCATCGAACAGTGTGGCAACAGAACAGATTCAGTCTGCACATTCATTGAAGTCTGACTTGACGGCATAATGCTTGAAAAGTTCCTCTGACtaggcagaaaaaaaattaactcaCACCCAAGCTCAAGGTACACCATTTGTCTACTTCTTAGCTCAGCCGGGTTGCACCTGCATGCTTAATATGTACCTTCTTTCCCCTTTGTTTGTGGGAATTCAGTCTGGCACTGGCCAATTGTATGGTATTTTACACTGtcatcaaaatgtataatttttcAGTCATatttgtacttgaaatgaggaaGCTAAGAGATTTTACATTCAAATTATTTTCCAAGAAAAATGAGTAACAGACAACACCCTTTTAACAATTCCAGTTTACCAAGATTCCTATGAAAATGAATACAAGTGGAGACAGGTGCAGGAATGGAGACCTCTAATAGATACAGGCTGGTGCTAAAACTGTAAATGGTACTGAAAACATAGCCGGCTTTCTCAAATATCCAACAATTGTCTAAAACTTGAAACAAAGCTGTGACTGCTGAGTGCAAACACATCATCTTCATATGTACAGAgcactggtgacactaatctagTATAATGATTCATAGGGAGAGAAGGTCACAGTTGCTGAGCATAAGTCAATAGGTTTAATCTCCCCTGCtttttcaacaaacacacaaaatttaCATTAGATGGCATGAGACCTTAGAGCAATCCAGTTATTAAGTCAACAGACCACAAGATCAGTACACAGTTCTCAATGTAAAATGACTTGCTTGCTTGATCTGGACAGTGAAAAAATGCCAGTACTATCATAACTACCATgctaataaaaataacattaggTTGAATGCCAGTCTGTCATGTGCACATTATGTTGCTCATTTGTGTTTACCTTACGACTTGTATTGGCAGACATGCTCCAGAAGGGGTTCAGGTTCATTACTCATTCAGAGGTTCAGATTGGTGTCCCTCTTTCTATGTAGGTCCTACGAAGAGTGCTGTCCGGGCCATCCGCTGCTGTGATGGAAAAAGACACTTGACATAAGTGTTGCCACAATggtcaaacatacacacaaacaacttGGAGAACATAAACACAGTTAAACCCTTAATGCTGATCTAATGTCATCTTGCTAATACTATATCAATAGATTGTTACACCTTGACAGCTATCATTTAAATGTCCCAACGTTAAGTGCAGACAGCGTAGGTCCTCCTCCGTGAAGATTTTTACTGAGAGATTGTTTGGGATAGGCTAGCTTAGTGCTAACTCAGCTGTTTTATGAAGCATGCTAGCAGTTGTATTGTTGTCGACGTTCAAATAGTCTATTGTATAACTACTGTAGGCTGTCGTGGGGTTGCAACACCAAAGATTACTGTTTTACTTTCTATAAAATCTGCTATTAATACTGTGGTATTCCTGATAGTATATCGAGCAGTCGTGTCATTCGCCAGTACAATGCTAACGCTACATTAGCAAACACTATGAACCTACGTTAGGTAGTTAAAACTGTCGTTAATGCTAACTGTCTAGCTGGCAACTGAAAATGTGGTTGAGTACTATTAACAAGCTTAAGACTAGTTAACGTTAATGTCCACACACTGACGTTGTCTCAACTGCTTTCCTTATCTCTCTTAACGTTATATATAGCATTAGCTTATAATGCTACCTTTGACGTTGCCAACAACTGGACTACTCCTTTAATTTTTAGCCCTTGCAAATGAGAAAGCTTAGTGATGTGACTCACCGTATTTACTAGAGAGCTGTAAAAGTCCTTTTAAAAGAGACGTTAACGCGTGTCTCGGTCTAATTTTCGCAGAAACTGCTCAGCTGCTCGCCATTCCTTTGGGTGTCATCCcggctaactggctaacatCGGCTAGCTAAATAATTTGACAGACATAGAAACCTGAGGTCAATCTAACATAATGAGGGGCGTTTCCGTGTAGAAGTACGGATTTTCATTGGTCTAGGGGATAAGAGCCCTGTCATTTGATTTGCTGGCGCGTCCGTCACGTGAAAGGGAATGTGTGCTTTGGCTTTGTCAGGGGAAAAGTAGTGATGGAACCAGGGTTTGCTGTCAGTCAGGTGGTAAGTACAGTTGCCATATTTTTCTGTAACGAAAGAGATATAGAAAGTTAACAAATGGTTAAATACAAAGAAACATTTGATTtttcatagcaggaaaagctcAGGTGGAACTAATAACATTACCAATGGCTCAGTTCCAGTCCATCAGTCCAGAATGCATCAAACTGGGGCTCGTTACTGGCTACATTAAATGAATGCACTTGTCGTTGGTGTTATtgattacacctgtgcttttcccacAATGACATGTCAAGATGTCTGAAAAAGCTTTAATGGTTAtggagtgctccagggatgacctTTTTACTGTAGGCAGACATGGAAGTTAGTTTGCTCTGGTTCCCTCATAGAAActagccaatgggatttttcaaTTGTATTTTGGATTATAGCAGGAAATAAGATCTACAGTATGACAAACAAACGTTCATGGTACTTGCATCTTTTGTTCAGCAAGACATGCAagaaatgcaatcaccagaagtaaaaagctaacgtcaggctataaacgaactacaccaTGGTAACATGACTTAACTTCACCACAGTGATGCTGTTAAGCCATGTTCAGCGTGATGATGTTATTTTCTAGGGtgatttagccacttgttagccaCCGCCTTTGTAAAATCAGGCCTCCAGGAAAGCAACTCAGTCtttaggggtgggggaaaaaatcgatacaCCATAATagagtgatttttttgtttggtaatagtgtatcgtcacacagtgccaattttttttgattgtttttttttttaacataaattattaatattacaaatacaaattaaactttaggtatcCTACTAGAATAAtctaatcaattgcttttttccGTCCaccagatacattttgctgctgctgtgaaaacaaaaattgtctggggtgagatgaacagactagTTAAAACAGATAATTTACCGTTGAAAAAAGTAATACATCACAATATATTGCAGTGTATTTTATCGTAATATTCAGCAT
Encoded proteins:
- the LOC125903975 gene encoding AKT-interacting protein isoform X2, yielding MNLNPFWSMSANTSRKRSDSEEKGGHGEQRASPARLPFGKKQLPPIPKNAAPITKPTSTGTPAQSANGTHASYGPFYLEYSLLAEFTLVIKQKLPGIYVQPSYKSALMWFGVIFIRHGLYQDGVFKFTVYIPDNYPDGECPKLVFDIPVFHPLVDPVSGELDVRRAFTKWRRNHNHIWQVLMYARTIFYKINTTEPLNPEAAVLYEKDVQLFKSKVVDSVKLCNSHLFDQPKIDDPYAISFSPWNPAVHEEAKERMFTYKRRPEDHHKGTQVSGLSWVKPGSTQPFSKDDSPPQS
- the LOC125903975 gene encoding AKT-interacting protein isoform X1; protein product: MNLNPFWSMSANTSRKQRSDSEEKGGHGEQRASPARLPFGKKQLPPIPKNAAPITKPTSTGTPAQSANGTHASYGPFYLEYSLLAEFTLVIKQKLPGIYVQPSYKSALMWFGVIFIRHGLYQDGVFKFTVYIPDNYPDGECPKLVFDIPVFHPLVDPVSGELDVRRAFTKWRRNHNHIWQVLMYARTIFYKINTTEPLNPEAAVLYEKDVQLFKSKVVDSVKLCNSHLFDQPKIDDPYAISFSPWNPAVHEEAKERMFTYKRRPEDHHKGTQVSGLSWVKPGSTQPFSKDDSPPQS